The following are from one region of the Fusarium keratoplasticum isolate Fu6.1 chromosome 4, whole genome shotgun sequence genome:
- a CDS encoding HET domain-containing protein, whose amino-acid sequence MRLLNTTSLKPEYFVGDEIPEYAILSHRWEAEEILFEDVQTDQWPQKKGVDKVKRGCLRAKDDGFEYIWIDTCCIDKSSSAELSEAINSMFNWYLDSQVCYAYLCDVSIDKTETFARSSWFTRGWTLQELIAPQQVHFFDSQWKRIGDRLSLLDSIVKVTGIDRRVLGRTQHDRYCEGHQNRRYEGICLCAMNDSSRAFRQLLSSFSVATRMSWASRRVTKRVEDQAYALLGLFNVNMPLLYGEGTKAFRRLQEEIIRTSNDQSILAGDFSLRFSWNAMFRGEGPEVMDDAFGHLFPSQPRAFMSAADLERPSAFSKYLSMTLTNDRLNIDLQVCPCSWQGKDMRQPKTGWLGILDCVYSDDHLSRPAIFLEKLSSAEDDQGVFIRMLMHDNPSVRISPVALPDGNEDVGISKRGLAVWIDLRRIEMMNIDLLLHPPTQAQGMRTPTIRINPVIGGHDDMTYRIRASLPELEETPKGHIRDVTFSNIQEIGADNMRGLLAIDDGSSHGFFVAYGFLMHKITNPEARYSPKFEPWCGLLKWRRVVPDGEFIPKDDESANTLKDMVQFNNSSRNNLPESGDDVHPHYSMDWPGRPGLRAQVAMTPNTFLGETVYKLDISVWRIDGSSETQGSGHGGRGSHKRSPGRR is encoded by the coding sequence ATGCGTCTTTTGAATACCACTTCACTGAAACCTGAATACTTTGTGGGCGACGAAATCCCCGAGTACGCCATACTGTCTCACAGATGGGAAGCCGAGGAGATCCTATTTGAAGATGTCCAGACCGACCAGTGGCCTCAAAAGAAAGGCgttgacaaggtcaagagaGGTTGCCTAAGAGCCAAGGACGATGGTTTCGAGTACATCTGGATCGACACCTGCTGCATAGATAAAAGCAGCAGCGCCGAACTCTCTGAGGCTATCAATTCCATGTTCAACTGGTACCTTGATTCCCAAGTATGTTATGCATACTTGTGTGATGTTTCTATCGACAAGACGGAGACCTTTGCCAGGAGTTCATGGTTCACTCGAGGATGGACACTGCAAGAACTTATCGCCCCCCAACAAGTCCATTTCTTTGACAGTCAGTGGAAAAGGATCGGGGACCGCCTGTCCTTGCTCGACTCTATCGTCAAGGTAACTGGTATTGATCGACGAGTCCTTGGTCGAACACAACACGACCGATATTGCGAGGGCCACCAAAACCGGCGCTACGAAGGGATTTGTCTATGCGCAATGAACGACAGCTCCCGGGCCTTTCGTCAGTTACTTTCGTCATTCAGCGTGGCCACGCGCATGTCATGGGCAAGCAGACGAGTTACGAAACGTGTAGAGGACCAAGCGTATGCCCTCCTGGGATTGTTCAACGTGAATATGCCCCTTCTTTATGGCGAGGGAACGAAAGCATTTCGGCGCCTTCAAGAAGAGATTATCCGGACTTCCAATGACCAGTCTATCCTCGCTGGCGACTTCTCGCTTCGTTTCTCCTGGAATGCCATGTTCCGTGGGGAAGGACCGGAGGTGATGGACGACGCATTTGGTCACTTGTTTCCATCTCAGCCACGTGCATTCATGTCTGCCGCTGATCTGGAACGGCCAAGTGCATTCTCGAAATACCTGTCCATGACACTCACGAATGACCGTCTAAACATCGACTTGCAGGTGTGTCCTTGCTCGTGGCAAGGCAAAGATATGCGTCAACCGAAGACGGGGTGGCTAGGAATCCTGGACTGTGTCTATTCAGACGACCACCTGTCCCGGCCCGCGATCttcctggagaagctgagcTCCGCAGAAGACGACCAGGGCGTCTTCATACGGATGCTGATGCATGACAACCCTTCGGTTAGAATATCTCCGGTCGCGCTGCCAGACGGAAATGAAGATGTTGGAATTTCCAAAAGGGGACTGGCGGTATGGATCGATCTACGCCGTATCGAGATGATGAATATCGATCTATTGTTGCATCCTCCCACGCAAGCACAAGGAATGCGGACGCCCACCATAAGGATCAACCCAGTTATTGGAGGTCACGATGACATGACATATCGGATCCGGGCATCGCTTCCAGAGCTGGAAGAAACACCAAAAGGCCACATCCGCGATGTAACATTCTCGAATATCCAAGAAATAGGCGCAGACAACATGCGTGGGCTTCTCGCTATCGATGATGGGTCGAGCCACGGATTCTTCGTCGCGTACGGCTTTCTAATGCACAAAATTACAAACCCCGAGGCACGGTATTCTCCCAAGTTTGAACCCTGGTGTGGACTGTTGAAGTGGCGTCGAGTCGTCCCTGATGGAGAGTTCATCCCGAAAGATGACGAGTCCGCCAATACCCTTAAAGACATGGTTCAGTTCAACAACTCCTCGCGTAACAATCTCCCGGAATCAGGCGATGATGTCCATCCTCACTACTCTATGGACTGGCCCGGAAGACCTGGTCTACGAGCCCAGGTAGCGATGACGCCGAACACGTTCCTGGGAGAGACGGTGTACAAGCTGGATATTTCTGTTTGGAGAATTGACGGATCGTCAGAAACGCAAGGCTCAGGTCATGGTGGGAGAGGTTCCCACAAGAGGTCACCGGGGCGTCGATAA